The following coding sequences are from one Acomys russatus chromosome 16, mAcoRus1.1, whole genome shotgun sequence window:
- the Rab5c gene encoding ras-related protein Rab-5C, which yields MAGRGGAARPNGPAAGNKICQFKLVLLGESAVGKSSLVLRFVKGQFHEYQESTIGAAFLTQTVCLDDTTVKFEIWDTAGQERYHSLAPMYYRGAQAAIVVYDITNTDTFARAKNWVKELQRQASPSIVIALAGNKADLASKRAVEFQEAQAYADDNSLLFMETSAKTAMNVNEIFMAIAKKLPKNEPQNAAGAPGRNRGVDLQESNPASRSQCCSN from the exons ATGGCGGGTCGGGGAGGTGCGGCAAGACCCAATGGACCAGCTGCTGGCAACAAGATCTGTCAGTTTAAGCTGGTCCTCTTGGGGGAGTCTGCAGTGGGCAAATCTAGCCTCGTCCTCCGCTTTGTCAAGGGACAATTCCACGAGTACCAGGAGAGCACAATTGGAG CGGCTTTCCTCACACAGACTGTCTGCTTAGACGATACAACGGTCAAGTTTGAGATCTGGGACACAGCTGGACAGGAGCGATATCACAGCCTGGCCCCTATGTACTATCGGGGCGCTCAAGCAGCTATTGTGGTCTATGACATCACCAACACG GATACGTTTGCACGGGCTAAGAACTGGGTAAAGGAGttacagaggcaggccagccccAGCATCGTCATTGCACTCGCAGGTAACAAGGCAGACCTGGCCAGCAAGAGAGCCGTGGAGTTTCAG GAAGCACAAGCCTACGCAGATGACAACAGTTTGCTGTTCATGGAGACATCCGCGAAGACTGCAATGAACGTGAATGAAATTTTCATGGCAATAG CTAAGAAGCTTCCCAAGAATGAGCCCCAGAATGCAGCTGGTGCTCCAGGGCGGAACAGAGGTGTGGATCTGCAGGAGAGCAACCCAGCCAGCCGGAGCCAGTGCTGCAGCAACTGA
- the Hspb9 gene encoding LOW QUALITY PROTEIN: heat shock protein beta-9 (The sequence of the model RefSeq protein was modified relative to this genomic sequence to represent the inferred CDS: inserted 5 bases in 3 codons; substituted 1 base at 1 genomic stop codon) has translation MQWVESSFSTWQQEPXMASPCPSVTLAEQNQVATLPVRLLKGXSGCAEASFQMKIDAHGFAXEELVVRVDGQNLIMTRQRPQESNDPVRGGYCIEQXMHQQMQIPSNLDPAALTCGLTPSGHLCFHGQNKPLPPSGAQTGHAPALRSRGL, from the exons ATGCAGTGGGTAGAGAGCAGTTTCTCCACCTGGCAGCAAGAACC CATGGCATCCCCATGTCCCAGCGTGACCCTTGCTGAACAAAATCAAGTGGCCACACTACCCGTGCGGCTGCTCAAGGGATGATCTGGCTGCGCGGAAGCAAGTTTCCAGATGAAGATCGACGCCCATGGTTTTGC CGAGGAGTTGGTGGTGCGGGTAGACGGCCAGAACCTGATTATGACCCGCCAGCGGCCCCAGGAGTCCAATGACCCAGTTAGGGGTGGTTACTGCATAGAGC CAATGCACCAGCAAATGCAAATCCCATCCAATTTAGACCCTGCAGCCTTGACCTGCGGCTTGACACCCTCTGGCCATCTGTGCTTCCATGGACAAAACAAGCCGCTGCCTCCCTCTGGAGCACAAACAGGCCATGCCCCTGCACTCAGGAGCCGGGGGCTCTAA
- the Kat2a gene encoding histone acetyltransferase KAT2A isoform X2, with protein MAEPSQAPNPAPASQPRPLQSPAPAPTPTPAPSPASAPTPTPTPAPAPVPAAAPAGSTGTGGAGVGSGGPGSGGDPARPGLSQQQRASQRKAQVRALPRAKKLEKLGVFSACKANETCKCNGWKNPKPPTAPRMDLQQPAANLSELCRSCEHPLADHVSHLENVSEDEINRLLGMVVDVENLFMSVHKEEDTDTKQVYFYLFKLLRKCILQMTRPVVEGSLGSPPFEKPNIEQGVLNFVQYKFSHLAPRERQTMFELSKMFLLCLNYWKLETPAQFRQRSQSEDVATYKVNYTRWLCYCHVPQSCDSLPRYETTHVFGRSLLRSIFTVTRRQLLEKFRVEKDKLVPEKRTLILTHFPKFLSMLEEEIYGANSPIWESGFTMPPSEGTQLVPRPATVSAAAVPSTPIFSPSMGGGSNNSLSLDSTGAEPMPGEKRKLPENLTLEDAKRLRVMGDIPMELVNEVMLTITDPAAMLGPETSLLSANAARDETARLEERRGIIEFHVIGNSLTPKANRRVLLWLVGLQNVFSHQLPRMPKEYIARLVFDPKHKTLALIKDGRVIGGICFRMFPTQGFTEIVFCAVTSNEQVKGYGTHLMNHLKEYHIKHGILYFLTYADEYAIGYFKKQGFSKDIKVPKSRYLGYIKDYEGATLMECELNPRIPYTELSHIIKKQKEIIKKLIERKQAQIRKVYPGLSCFKEGVRQIPVESVPGIRETGWKPLGKEKGKELKDPDQLYTTLKNLLAQIKSHPSAWPFMEPVKKSEAPDYYEVIRFPIDLKTMTERLRSRYYVTRKLFVADLQRVIANCREYNPPDSEYCRCASALEKFFYFKLKEGGLIDK; from the exons ATGGCGGAACCTTCCCAGGCCCCAAATCCGGCCCCGGCCTCGCAGCCCCGGCCCCTTCAGTCCCCGGCCCCTGCCCCAACTCCGACTCCTGCGCCCAGTCCGGCTTCAGCCCCCACTCCGACTCCTACCCCGGCCCCAGCTCCTGTcccagctgcagccccagccGGGAGCACAGGGACTGGGGGGGCCGGAGTAGGAAGTGGGGGGCCAGGGAGTGGGGGGGATCCGGCTCGACCTGGCCTGAGCCAGCAGCAGCGCGCTAGCCAGAGGAAGGCGCAAGTCCGGGCGCTGCCGCGCGCCAAGAAGCTTGAGAAACTAGGGGTCTTCTCAGCTTGcaag GCCAATGAAACCTGCAAGTGTAATGGCTGGAAAAATCCCAAGCCCCCCACTGCACCCCGCATGGACCTTCAGCAGCCAGCTGCCAACCTGAGCGAGCTGTGCCGTAGCTGTGAGCACCCCTTGG CGGACCACGTGTCCCACTTGGAGAACGTGTCAGAGGATGAGATCAACCGGCTCTTGGGAATGGTGGTAGATGTAGAAAATCTGTTCATGTCTGTTCACAAGGAAGAGGACACGGACACCAAACAGGTCTATTTCTACCTCTTCAAG CTCCTGCGGAAATGCATCCTGCAGATGACTCGGCCGGTGGTGGAGGGATCGCTAGGCAGCCCTCCATTTGAGAAGCCTAACATTGAGCAG GGTGTACTGAACTTCGTGCAGTACAAATTTAGCCACCTGGCCCCCCGAGAGCGGCAGACAATGTTTGAGCTCTCAAAGATGTTCCTGCTCTGCCTTAACTACTGGAAGCTGGAGACGCCCGCGCAGTTCCGGCAGCGGTCCCAGTCTGAGGATGTCGCTACCTACAAGGTCAATTACACCAG ATGGCTGTGTTACTGCCACGTGCCCCAGAGCTGCGATAGCCTTCCCCGGTACGAGACCACCCACGTCTTCGGACGAAGCCTTCTGCGGTCCATTTTCACTGTCACCCGCCGGCAGCTGCTGGAAAAATTTCGGGTGGAGAAGGACAAACTGGTGCCTGAGAAGAGGACCCTGATCCTCACACACTTCCCCAA GTTCCTGTCCATGCTTGAGGAAGAGATCTACGGGGCAAATTCTCCCATCTGGGAGTCTGGCTTCACCATGCCACCCTCAGAGGGGACACAGCTTGTGCCCCGGCCAG cGACAGTCAGTGCAGCGGCTGTTCCCAGCACGCCCATCTTCAGTCCCAGCATGGGTGGAGGCAGCAACAACTCCTTGAGCCTAGATTCCACGGGGGCTGAGCCCATGCCAG gagagaagaggaagcttCCTGAGAACCTGACCTTGGAGGATGCTAAGCGGCTCCGTGTGATGGGTGATATCCCCATGGAGCTGGTCAACGAGGTCATGCTGACCATCACTGACCCCGCTGCCATGCTGGGGCCTGAG ACAAGCCTGCTCTCAGCCAATGCAGCCCGAGACGAAACAGCCCGCCTGGAGGAGCGGCGAGGCATCATTGAATTCCACGTCATTGGCAACTCTCTGACGCCCAAGGCCAACCGGCGAGTGCTGCTCTGGCTCGTGGGGTTGCAGAATGTCTTCTCCCACCAGCTGCCACGAATGCCCAAGGAATATATTGCCCGCCTTGTCTTTGACCC GAAACATAAGACTTTGGCCTTGATCAAGGATGGGCGGGTCATCGGTGGGATTTGCTTCCGCATGTTTCCCACTCAGGGCTTCACGGAAATCGTCTTCTGTGCTGTCACCTCAAACGAGCAGGTCAAG GGCTATGGCACCCATCTGATGAACCACCTAAAGGAGTACCACATCAAGCACGGCATCCTGTACTTCCTCACCTATGCTGATGAATACGCCATTGGCTACTTCAAGAAGCAG GGCTTCTCCAAGGACATCAAAGTGCCCAAGAGCCGCTATCTGGGCTACATCAAGGACTATGAAGGAGCGACGCTGATGGAGTGCGAGCTGAATCCCCGGATCCCCTACACAGAGCTGTCCCACATCATCAAGAAGCAAAAAGAG ATCATCAAGAAGCTGATTGAACGCAAACAAGCACAGATCCGCAAGGTCTACCCTGGACTCAGCTGTTTCAAGGAGGGTGTGAGGCAGATCCCTGTGGAGAGCGTCCCCGGCATCC GAGAGACAGGCTGGAAGCCATTGGGAAAGGAGAAGGG CAAGGAGCTGAAGGACCCTGACCAGCTGTATACCACCCTCAAAAACCTGCTGGCTCAGATCAAA TCACACCCCAGCGCCTGGCCCTTCATGGAACCTGTGAAGAAGTCAGAGGCCCCTGACTACTACGAAGTTATCCGCTTCCCCATTG ACCTGAAGACCATGACCGAAAGGTTGCGCAGCCGCTACTATGTGACCCGGAAGCTCTTTGTAGCTGACCTGCAGCGGGTCATCGCCAACTGCCGGGAGTACAACCCCCCAGACAGCGAGTACTGTCGCTGTGCCAGTGCCCTGGAGAAGTTCTTCTATTTCAAGCTGAAGGAGGGGGGGCTCATTGACAAGTAG
- the Kat2a gene encoding histone acetyltransferase KAT2A isoform X1 produces the protein MAEPSQAPNPAPASQPRPLQSPAPAPTPTPAPSPASAPTPTPTPAPAPVPAAAPAGSTGTGGAGVGSGGPGSGGDPARPGLSQQQRASQRKAQVRALPRAKKLEKLGVFSACKANETCKCNGWKNPKPPTAPRMDLQQPAANLSELCRSCEHPLADHVSHLENVSEDEINRLLGMVVDVENLFMSVHKEEDTDTKQVYFYLFKLLRKCILQMTRPVVEGSLGSPPFEKPNIEQGVLNFVQYKFSHLAPRERQTMFELSKMFLLCLNYWKLETPAQFRQRSQSEDVATYKVNYTRWLCYCHVPQSCDSLPRYETTHVFGRSLLRSIFTVTRRQLLEKFRVEKDKLVPEKRTLILTHFPKFLSMLEEEIYGANSPIWESGFTMPPSEGTQLVPRPATVSAAAVPSTPIFSPSMGGGSNNSLSLDSTGAEPMPAGEKRKLPENLTLEDAKRLRVMGDIPMELVNEVMLTITDPAAMLGPETSLLSANAARDETARLEERRGIIEFHVIGNSLTPKANRRVLLWLVGLQNVFSHQLPRMPKEYIARLVFDPKHKTLALIKDGRVIGGICFRMFPTQGFTEIVFCAVTSNEQVKGYGTHLMNHLKEYHIKHGILYFLTYADEYAIGYFKKQGFSKDIKVPKSRYLGYIKDYEGATLMECELNPRIPYTELSHIIKKQKEIIKKLIERKQAQIRKVYPGLSCFKEGVRQIPVESVPGIRETGWKPLGKEKGKELKDPDQLYTTLKNLLAQIKSHPSAWPFMEPVKKSEAPDYYEVIRFPIDLKTMTERLRSRYYVTRKLFVADLQRVIANCREYNPPDSEYCRCASALEKFFYFKLKEGGLIDK, from the exons ATGGCGGAACCTTCCCAGGCCCCAAATCCGGCCCCGGCCTCGCAGCCCCGGCCCCTTCAGTCCCCGGCCCCTGCCCCAACTCCGACTCCTGCGCCCAGTCCGGCTTCAGCCCCCACTCCGACTCCTACCCCGGCCCCAGCTCCTGTcccagctgcagccccagccGGGAGCACAGGGACTGGGGGGGCCGGAGTAGGAAGTGGGGGGCCAGGGAGTGGGGGGGATCCGGCTCGACCTGGCCTGAGCCAGCAGCAGCGCGCTAGCCAGAGGAAGGCGCAAGTCCGGGCGCTGCCGCGCGCCAAGAAGCTTGAGAAACTAGGGGTCTTCTCAGCTTGcaag GCCAATGAAACCTGCAAGTGTAATGGCTGGAAAAATCCCAAGCCCCCCACTGCACCCCGCATGGACCTTCAGCAGCCAGCTGCCAACCTGAGCGAGCTGTGCCGTAGCTGTGAGCACCCCTTGG CGGACCACGTGTCCCACTTGGAGAACGTGTCAGAGGATGAGATCAACCGGCTCTTGGGAATGGTGGTAGATGTAGAAAATCTGTTCATGTCTGTTCACAAGGAAGAGGACACGGACACCAAACAGGTCTATTTCTACCTCTTCAAG CTCCTGCGGAAATGCATCCTGCAGATGACTCGGCCGGTGGTGGAGGGATCGCTAGGCAGCCCTCCATTTGAGAAGCCTAACATTGAGCAG GGTGTACTGAACTTCGTGCAGTACAAATTTAGCCACCTGGCCCCCCGAGAGCGGCAGACAATGTTTGAGCTCTCAAAGATGTTCCTGCTCTGCCTTAACTACTGGAAGCTGGAGACGCCCGCGCAGTTCCGGCAGCGGTCCCAGTCTGAGGATGTCGCTACCTACAAGGTCAATTACACCAG ATGGCTGTGTTACTGCCACGTGCCCCAGAGCTGCGATAGCCTTCCCCGGTACGAGACCACCCACGTCTTCGGACGAAGCCTTCTGCGGTCCATTTTCACTGTCACCCGCCGGCAGCTGCTGGAAAAATTTCGGGTGGAGAAGGACAAACTGGTGCCTGAGAAGAGGACCCTGATCCTCACACACTTCCCCAA GTTCCTGTCCATGCTTGAGGAAGAGATCTACGGGGCAAATTCTCCCATCTGGGAGTCTGGCTTCACCATGCCACCCTCAGAGGGGACACAGCTTGTGCCCCGGCCAG cGACAGTCAGTGCAGCGGCTGTTCCCAGCACGCCCATCTTCAGTCCCAGCATGGGTGGAGGCAGCAACAACTCCTTGAGCCTAGATTCCACGGGGGCTGAGCCCATGCCAG caggagagaagaggaagcttCCTGAGAACCTGACCTTGGAGGATGCTAAGCGGCTCCGTGTGATGGGTGATATCCCCATGGAGCTGGTCAACGAGGTCATGCTGACCATCACTGACCCCGCTGCCATGCTGGGGCCTGAG ACAAGCCTGCTCTCAGCCAATGCAGCCCGAGACGAAACAGCCCGCCTGGAGGAGCGGCGAGGCATCATTGAATTCCACGTCATTGGCAACTCTCTGACGCCCAAGGCCAACCGGCGAGTGCTGCTCTGGCTCGTGGGGTTGCAGAATGTCTTCTCCCACCAGCTGCCACGAATGCCCAAGGAATATATTGCCCGCCTTGTCTTTGACCC GAAACATAAGACTTTGGCCTTGATCAAGGATGGGCGGGTCATCGGTGGGATTTGCTTCCGCATGTTTCCCACTCAGGGCTTCACGGAAATCGTCTTCTGTGCTGTCACCTCAAACGAGCAGGTCAAG GGCTATGGCACCCATCTGATGAACCACCTAAAGGAGTACCACATCAAGCACGGCATCCTGTACTTCCTCACCTATGCTGATGAATACGCCATTGGCTACTTCAAGAAGCAG GGCTTCTCCAAGGACATCAAAGTGCCCAAGAGCCGCTATCTGGGCTACATCAAGGACTATGAAGGAGCGACGCTGATGGAGTGCGAGCTGAATCCCCGGATCCCCTACACAGAGCTGTCCCACATCATCAAGAAGCAAAAAGAG ATCATCAAGAAGCTGATTGAACGCAAACAAGCACAGATCCGCAAGGTCTACCCTGGACTCAGCTGTTTCAAGGAGGGTGTGAGGCAGATCCCTGTGGAGAGCGTCCCCGGCATCC GAGAGACAGGCTGGAAGCCATTGGGAAAGGAGAAGGG CAAGGAGCTGAAGGACCCTGACCAGCTGTATACCACCCTCAAAAACCTGCTGGCTCAGATCAAA TCACACCCCAGCGCCTGGCCCTTCATGGAACCTGTGAAGAAGTCAGAGGCCCCTGACTACTACGAAGTTATCCGCTTCCCCATTG ACCTGAAGACCATGACCGAAAGGTTGCGCAGCCGCTACTATGTGACCCGGAAGCTCTTTGTAGCTGACCTGCAGCGGGTCATCGCCAACTGCCGGGAGTACAACCCCCCAGACAGCGAGTACTGTCGCTGTGCCAGTGCCCTGGAGAAGTTCTTCTATTTCAAGCTGAAGGAGGGGGGGCTCATTGACAAGTAG